A single genomic interval of Variovorax sp. PMC12 harbors:
- a CDS encoding helix-turn-helix transcriptional regulator, producing MRPSHPTSVRTYGMHERADHLDFDIRFQGARNELTLPHRHAYFQIQIGIEGHSRQAIGGEVRPFGPRHLSFVLPYRVHVIPHPPEALYCIVNFDQRFLWPELDVDALDLDDVPLSRYPDLAPFLFQEYVDFAFDEADFARIRGWLDELHALNAGRSFGAKIAMRGIVQQIIALACMRQEQALMRLSLQHDGKTSQHDALQRVVRYVRDNLDKPLSLTDAAAAAFLSPNYLANLLRKETDRTFTDLVTERRIERAKELLSSTSLLVREIAHQCGFADEAYFNRRFRQWVGVTPRSFRREHVVNAR from the coding sequence ATGCGCCCCTCTCATCCCACGTCCGTACGCACCTACGGCATGCACGAGCGTGCCGACCACCTCGACTTCGACATCCGCTTCCAGGGCGCGCGCAACGAACTCACGCTGCCGCACCGGCATGCGTACTTCCAGATCCAGATCGGCATCGAAGGGCATTCGCGGCAGGCCATCGGCGGCGAGGTGCGCCCCTTCGGACCGCGCCACCTGAGCTTCGTGCTGCCGTACCGCGTGCACGTGATTCCGCATCCGCCCGAGGCGCTGTACTGCATCGTCAACTTCGACCAGCGCTTCCTGTGGCCCGAGCTCGACGTCGATGCGCTCGACCTCGACGACGTGCCGCTCTCGCGCTACCCCGACCTCGCGCCCTTCTTGTTCCAGGAGTACGTCGACTTCGCCTTCGATGAGGCCGACTTCGCACGCATCCGCGGCTGGCTCGACGAGCTGCATGCGCTGAACGCGGGCCGCAGCTTCGGCGCCAAGATCGCCATGCGCGGCATCGTGCAGCAGATCATCGCGCTGGCCTGCATGCGGCAGGAGCAGGCGCTGATGCGGCTCTCGCTGCAACATGACGGCAAGACCTCGCAGCACGACGCATTGCAGCGCGTGGTGCGCTACGTGCGCGACAACCTCGACAAGCCCCTCTCGCTCACCGATGCGGCCGCGGCGGCATTCCTGTCGCCCAACTACCTGGCCAACCTGCTGCGCAAGGAGACCGACCGCACCTTCACCGACCTGGTGACCGAGCGGCGCATCGAGCGCGCGAAGGAACTGCTGTCGTCCACCTCGCTGCTGGTGCGGGAGATCGCGCACCAGTGCGGCTTCGCGGACGAGGCGTACTTCAACCGGCGCTTCCGGCAGTGGGTGGGCGTCACGCCGCGCAGTTTCCGGCGCGAGCATGTGGTGAACGCGCGCTAG
- a CDS encoding bifunctional diguanylate cyclase/phosphodiesterase codes for MSLSVWVRIRLPVSIFVVGTALSIALGVSARQEIARSAQAHFDAAALDLARKVEARFDDYIAVLIGLRARFNTSDPVTRSDFRDYVAGLNLSRAYPGFQAVNYAPLVAAGERQSFEEQVRGDASLDTGVAAGFAIKPPGERATYYPLIYIEPQAGNEKLLGNDLGAMPDRGDALEQGRDTGGLVMSGRKVRIPGRESDIGLAMRLPVYRAGRPLDTLEQRRSAYAGSVGAGFSVAGMLGDVAGADPATAPRLRLIDAGPGRGAIGTRVETRFVTPTSFGERQLLFDSAASAKPAAAAERGLERMLGFELGGRSWLVEVEQDETQVFGPLDKAIPWLIVLGGLATSMLLAGIVLSLTASRSRAQVLANEMTHHLRRSERQLEEAQHLASLGSWILDPETGALQCSEEARRILGFETEASQPDLQALLSRVPATERPEVEQRIAWASQSTERSEFEHRLCLPDGTERWLHVIAQSAEDEGRRWVRGTVRDATRLRKDALRQKLEYRIARLLAGDGRTETVIALALEAVCTDLRWDCGALWSVGEDGQARCAAAWHAGDDPALRQFVDASRTLTYRPSEGSLGRAWGIGGVVRIDTLAAPGHFARDAMARQAGLAAGLIVPITTADTTAALELFGSNPQVADAETLESLRVITLQIAQYKQRKLAERSLRFIASHDELTGLLNRAALQHELAHAIRRSNRQQKPFAVMFVDLDRFKHINDTLGHGVGDQMIRICGERLTALLRDTDVVARFGGDEFVLLLENLSATKDAEVLAEKVLACCAAPFVIEGRELHVSASVGVSLYPENGNDAEALLKNADTAMYRAKEKGRNTYRFYAAKMNARSTEQLMLESALRHAQERGELEMYYQPKMNLQSQHISGVEALMRWQHPLLGTISPTQFIPIAEETGLIVSMGKWALEQACADSRSWQQFGLPAVLVSVNLSPRQFESRTLIADIRAALEASGLEPALLELEITEGAVMANPEHATKLLRTIRDMGIGLAIDDFGTGYSSLSYLKHFPLSTVKIDRSFINDLTRDADARALIDGIITLAHGLRMKVVAEGIETMAQLDYLRSHECDEAQGYWLCKPVTCDEVRDFMARHLRNQFVPSVAA; via the coding sequence ATGTCATTGTCCGTGTGGGTCAGGATCCGTTTGCCGGTATCGATCTTCGTGGTCGGCACGGCGCTCTCGATCGCCCTCGGCGTGTCCGCCCGCCAGGAAATCGCGCGCAGCGCGCAGGCGCACTTCGATGCCGCCGCCCTCGATCTGGCACGCAAGGTCGAAGCCCGCTTCGATGACTACATCGCCGTCCTGATCGGCCTGCGCGCGCGGTTCAATACCTCCGATCCCGTGACCCGGAGCGACTTCAGGGACTACGTCGCGGGGTTGAACCTGTCGCGCGCCTACCCCGGCTTCCAGGCTGTCAACTACGCGCCGCTGGTCGCGGCCGGCGAAAGGCAGTCCTTCGAGGAACAGGTCCGCGGCGATGCGAGCCTGGACACCGGCGTGGCCGCCGGCTTCGCCATCAAGCCGCCCGGAGAGCGCGCCACCTACTACCCGCTGATCTACATCGAGCCGCAGGCCGGCAACGAGAAGCTGCTCGGCAACGACCTGGGTGCGATGCCCGACAGGGGAGACGCACTCGAGCAGGGGCGCGACACCGGCGGGCTCGTCATGTCGGGCCGCAAGGTGCGCATCCCGGGCCGCGAGTCCGACATCGGACTGGCGATGCGGCTGCCGGTCTATCGCGCAGGCCGACCGCTCGACACGCTCGAGCAGCGGCGCAGTGCCTATGCCGGTTCGGTCGGCGCGGGTTTCAGCGTCGCGGGAATGCTGGGCGACGTGGCCGGGGCCGACCCCGCCACGGCGCCCCGGCTGCGCCTGATCGATGCCGGGCCGGGCCGGGGTGCGATCGGAACGCGCGTCGAGACCCGGTTCGTGACGCCGACCTCGTTCGGCGAGCGGCAACTGCTGTTCGACAGCGCGGCCTCGGCGAAGCCCGCCGCCGCTGCGGAGCGCGGCCTCGAGCGGATGCTCGGCTTCGAGCTGGGCGGCCGCTCCTGGCTGGTGGAAGTCGAGCAGGACGAGACCCAGGTCTTCGGCCCGCTCGACAAGGCCATTCCGTGGCTCATCGTCCTCGGCGGCCTGGCCACCAGCATGCTGCTTGCCGGCATCGTCCTCTCGCTGACCGCCTCGCGCAGCCGGGCCCAGGTCCTGGCGAACGAGATGACCCACCACCTTCGCAGGAGCGAGCGGCAGCTGGAGGAAGCCCAGCACCTGGCAAGCTTGGGAAGCTGGATCCTCGATCCCGAGACCGGAGCCCTGCAGTGCTCCGAAGAAGCCCGGCGCATCCTGGGCTTCGAGACCGAAGCCTCGCAGCCGGACCTTCAAGCGCTGCTCTCGCGCGTTCCAGCCACGGAACGCCCCGAGGTGGAACAGCGGATCGCCTGGGCCTCCCAGTCCACGGAACGCAGCGAATTCGAGCACCGCCTGTGCCTGCCCGACGGCACCGAACGCTGGCTCCATGTCATCGCCCAGTCGGCCGAAGATGAAGGCAGGCGATGGGTGCGCGGCACCGTGCGCGACGCCACGCGGCTGCGCAAGGACGCATTGCGCCAGAAGCTCGAGTACAGGATCGCACGGCTGCTCGCCGGCGACGGCAGGACCGAGACGGTGATCGCGCTGGCGCTGGAGGCGGTATGCACCGACCTGCGCTGGGACTGCGGCGCGTTGTGGAGCGTCGGCGAAGACGGCCAAGCTCGCTGTGCGGCAGCCTGGCACGCCGGCGACGACCCGGCGCTGCGGCAATTCGTCGACGCCAGCCGCACGCTCACCTACCGGCCAAGCGAAGGTTCGCTGGGTCGCGCATGGGGAATCGGCGGCGTCGTGCGCATCGACACGCTGGCGGCTCCGGGCCATTTCGCGCGCGATGCAATGGCCCGCCAGGCCGGACTGGCCGCCGGCCTCATCGTGCCGATCACCACCGCCGACACAACCGCGGCGCTGGAGCTCTTCGGCTCCAATCCGCAGGTGGCCGACGCCGAGACGCTGGAATCCCTGCGCGTGATCACCTTGCAGATCGCCCAGTACAAGCAGCGCAAGCTGGCCGAGCGGAGCCTTCGCTTCATCGCCAGCCACGACGAGCTGACCGGGCTGCTCAATCGCGCCGCGCTGCAGCACGAGCTCGCCCACGCCATCAGGCGCAGCAACCGCCAGCAGAAGCCGTTCGCGGTGATGTTCGTCGATCTGGATCGCTTCAAGCACATCAACGACACGCTGGGCCACGGCGTGGGCGACCAGATGATCAGGATCTGCGGCGAGCGCCTGACGGCGCTGCTGCGCGACACCGACGTCGTGGCGCGTTTTGGCGGCGACGAATTCGTGCTGCTGCTGGAGAACCTGTCCGCCACGAAGGATGCCGAGGTGCTTGCCGAGAAAGTGCTGGCCTGCTGCGCAGCGCCGTTCGTCATCGAGGGACGCGAACTGCACGTCAGTGCCAGCGTCGGTGTGAGTCTCTATCCGGAGAACGGCAACGACGCCGAGGCGCTGCTGAAAAACGCCGACACCGCGATGTACCGCGCCAAGGAAAAGGGCCGCAACACCTACCGGTTCTACGCGGCGAAGATGAATGCACGGAGCACCGAACAGCTGATGCTCGAAAGCGCGCTGCGCCATGCCCAGGAGCGTGGCGAGCTGGAGATGTACTACCAGCCGAAGATGAACCTGCAGAGCCAGCACATCTCCGGTGTCGAGGCCCTGATGCGCTGGCAACACCCGCTTCTGGGCACGATTTCGCCGACACAGTTCATCCCGATCGCCGAAGAGACCGGCCTGATCGTGTCCATGGGGAAGTGGGCGCTGGAGCAGGCATGCGCCGATTCGCGTTCGTGGCAGCAATTCGGCTTGCCTGCGGTGCTCGTGAGCGTCAATCTGTCGCCGCGCCAATTCGAAAGCCGCACGCTCATCGCCGACATACGGGCCGCCCTGGAAGCCTCGGGCCTGGAGCCAGCGCTGCTGGAGCTGGAGATCACCGAAGGCGCGGTGATGGCGAACCCCGAGCATGCGACGAAGCTGCTGCGCACCATCCGGGACATGGGCATCGGCCTGGCCATCGACGATTTCGGAACGGGCTACTCCTCGCTTTCCTACCTGAAGCACTTCCCGCTGTCGACGGTGAAGATCGATCGCTCCTTCATCAACGACCTGACGCGCGACGCCGACGCGCGAGCGCTCATCGACGGCATCATCACCCTGGCCCACGGCTTGCGGATGAAGGTGGTGGCCGAGGGCATCGAGACCATGGCCCAGCTCGACTACCTGCGCAGCCACGAATGCGACGAGGCCCAGGGCTACTGGCTGTGCAAGCCCGTGACCTGCGACGAGGTGCGCGATTTCATGGCGCGTCACCTGCGCAACCAGTTTGTTCCGTCGGTGGCGGCCTGA
- a CDS encoding fumarylacetoacetate hydrolase family protein, giving the protein MTSATDTLYAIAPAPVHSLPIQGERARFPVNRIFCVGRNYSEHAREMGHNPDREPPFFFMKPASAIVADGGEFAYPTLSKDVHHEIELVVALKTGGSDIAASDALAHVYGYAVGLDMTRRDLQSEAKKMGRPWDTGKAFDGSAPCGELVPVARAGHPAAGEIRLEVNGAQRQVGDLGDMIWNVPDTIAYLSTLFTLQPGDLIFTGTPAGVAAVQRGDRMRGTVAGVGALEVVVV; this is encoded by the coding sequence ATGACTTCCGCCACCGACACCCTCTACGCCATCGCCCCCGCGCCCGTCCACTCGCTGCCCATCCAGGGCGAGCGCGCGCGCTTCCCGGTCAACCGCATCTTCTGCGTGGGCCGCAACTACTCCGAACATGCCCGCGAGATGGGCCACAACCCCGACCGCGAGCCGCCGTTCTTCTTCATGAAGCCGGCCAGCGCCATCGTCGCGGACGGCGGCGAGTTCGCCTACCCCACGCTGTCGAAGGACGTGCACCACGAGATCGAACTGGTGGTCGCGCTCAAGACCGGTGGATCGGACATCGCCGCTTCGGACGCGCTCGCCCACGTGTACGGCTATGCCGTCGGCCTCGACATGACCCGCCGCGACCTGCAGTCCGAGGCCAAGAAAATGGGCCGCCCGTGGGACACCGGCAAGGCCTTCGACGGCTCCGCGCCCTGCGGCGAACTGGTGCCCGTGGCCCGGGCCGGCCATCCCGCGGCGGGCGAGATCCGCCTCGAAGTGAACGGCGCCCAGCGCCAGGTCGGCGACCTGGGCGACATGATCTGGAACGTGCCCGACACCATCGCCTACCTGTCGACCCTGTTCACACTGCAGCCCGGCGACCTGATCTTCACCGGCACGCCCGCCGGCGTGGCGGCCGTGCAGCGCGGCGACCGCATGCGCGGCACCGTGGCGGGCGTCGGCGCGCTGGAGGTCGTGGTCGTCTGA
- the pdxR gene encoding MocR-like pyridoxine biosynthesis transcription factor PdxR, which yields MVPRPSLSPAALLDTPLAKDREAGSMQRQLYDRLKRAILDGSLAPGSRLPGSRALAESLAISRNTVTATYEHLAAEGYVQPDRQGTRVIELSSPALPPRRAGKAGAVPGTALRLSKIKPAVSRADADMALRPGVPALSHFPAAAWRRALDRAIRAAGPAALGYGDPLGEPPLRAAIARHLSIARGVRCEPHQVVICEGAQEAISLCVRLLSNPGETGWVEDPGYRGVKAAMHAGDMRIVPLRVDSEGLCVSERDWVRHPPRLIYTTPSHQYPGGAVLGISRRLALIAQARAHGAWIIEDDYDSEFRHTGEPIGAMQGLVEEAPVLYVGTFSKTMFPSLRLGFLVVPTRLMPAVQASMEEMLRGGHRHEQLAMADFIESGQFSRHLGRMRRLYRDRKQALRLALQRHLQVPHEIEGGYCGLHLTVRLPARFEDRRIAAEAVRQRIAPSPLSAFAMQPQPSDNGLVLGYGNTPAELFEPLVKRLSMLARAADVARQKAS from the coding sequence ATGGTGCCACGGCCTTCTCTCTCACCTGCTGCCCTGCTGGACACCCCGCTCGCCAAGGACCGCGAGGCGGGTTCGATGCAGCGCCAGCTGTACGACCGGCTCAAGCGCGCCATCCTCGACGGCAGCCTCGCACCCGGCAGCCGGCTGCCCGGCTCGCGCGCCTTGGCCGAGTCCCTCGCGATTTCGCGCAACACCGTCACCGCGACCTACGAGCACCTTGCCGCCGAAGGCTATGTGCAGCCCGACCGCCAGGGCACGCGAGTGATCGAGCTCTCCTCGCCGGCCCTGCCGCCCAGGCGCGCCGGCAAGGCAGGCGCCGTGCCGGGAACCGCGTTGCGCCTGTCGAAGATCAAGCCTGCCGTCTCGCGCGCCGACGCCGACATGGCACTGCGGCCGGGCGTGCCCGCGCTGTCGCACTTTCCGGCGGCTGCATGGCGGCGCGCGCTCGACCGCGCGATCCGCGCCGCCGGCCCCGCGGCCCTGGGCTATGGGGACCCGCTGGGCGAGCCGCCGCTGCGCGCGGCCATCGCGCGGCACCTGTCGATCGCGCGCGGCGTGCGCTGCGAGCCGCACCAGGTGGTCATCTGCGAAGGCGCGCAGGAGGCCATCTCGCTGTGCGTGCGGCTGCTGTCGAACCCCGGCGAGACCGGCTGGGTCGAAGACCCCGGCTACCGCGGCGTGAAAGCAGCCATGCACGCGGGCGACATGCGCATCGTGCCGCTGCGGGTCGATTCCGAGGGCCTGTGCGTGAGCGAGCGCGACTGGGTGAGACACCCGCCCCGGCTGATCTACACCACGCCTTCGCACCAGTATCCCGGCGGCGCGGTGCTCGGCATCTCGCGCCGGCTCGCGCTGATTGCGCAGGCACGCGCGCACGGCGCCTGGATCATCGAGGACGACTACGACAGCGAGTTCCGCCATACCGGCGAACCCATCGGCGCGATGCAGGGGCTGGTGGAAGAGGCGCCCGTGCTCTACGTCGGCACCTTCAGCAAGACCATGTTCCCGTCGCTGCGGCTCGGCTTCCTGGTCGTGCCGACACGACTGATGCCGGCCGTGCAGGCGTCCATGGAAGAAATGCTGCGCGGCGGCCATCGCCACGAGCAGCTGGCCATGGCCGACTTCATCGAGAGCGGACAGTTCAGCCGGCACCTCGGCCGCATGCGCCGGCTGTACCGCGACAGGAAACAGGCGCTGCGACTCGCGCTGCAAAGGCACCTGCAGGTGCCCCACGAGATCGAGGGCGGCTACTGCGGCCTGCATCTCACGGTGCGGCTGCCGGCACGCTTCGAAGACCGCAGGATCGCCGCCGAGGCGGTGCGGCAGCGCATCGCGCCCTCCCCGCTGTCGGCCTTTGCCATGCAGCCGCAGCCTTCGGACAACGGGCTGGTGCTGGGGTATGGCAATACGCCGGCGGAATTGTTCGAACCGCTGGTCAAGCGGTTGTCGATGCTGGCGCGGGCGGCGGATGTCGCCCGCCAGAAAGCCAGCTAG